Part of the bacterium genome, GACCAAGTTTGTCACAGCGGCAGAGTTTGGAGACTGAGAGTATGAAACTGGAAGAGTTGAAAAAGCTGAATGCGGAGGAGATTCAGGTCCGGTTGGAGGAGGCCCAGGTGGAGATGGAAAACCTGCGCATCCAGCATTCCACCCGTCAACTGGACAATCCGCTGCGAATGCGAAGCCTGCGCCGCGAGATCGCGCGCATGAGGACGATTCTCACCGAGCGAAACCTGGGTCTTCGCAAATAGTCGTTAACCTGATAGCTGTTGGAGAAACGGTACGTGGAAAGAAACAAGAGAAAAGTCAAGATCGGCATCGTCGCCAGCGACAAGATGCAGAAAAGCCGCGTGGTGGTGGTGGAGCGGTTCGTCAAGCATCCGTTGTACGCCAAGTACGTGAAAAAGACCTCCAAGTTCATGATGCATGACGAGCGGAACGAGAGTCACGCCGGCGATATGGTCAAGATCATGGAAACCCGGCCGTTGAGCGCCCGTAAACGATGGCGGTTGGTGGAAGTCCTGGAACGTGCCAAATAAGTCTATTTTGCGATAAGGGATCAACGATATGGTACAAGAATATACCCGTTTAAACGTCGCCGACAACACGGGCGCGAAGAAGGTCATGTGCATCCGCGTCTACGGCGGTTCCGGTCGGCGTTTTGCGTCTGTGGGCGACATCATCATGGTGGCGGTCAAACAGGCCATGCCCAACAGTTCGATCAAGAAAGGCGACAAGAGCAAAGCGGTCATCGTGCGCACCAAAAAGGAAAAACGACGCAAAGACGGTTCCTACATCCGCTTTGATGAAAATGCGGCGGTGTTGATCAACGACGCCAACGAACCCAAGGGAACCCGCATCTTCGGTCCGGTGGCGCGCGAGTTGCGCGAGAAGCAGTTCATGAAGATCATCTCGTTAGCTCCTGAAGTTCTATAATCGATAACCGATCAGTCAATGAGACGAGTTCAACCAGGCGAGTAATAAAAAACGATCAGGTTCTGGTCATCGCCGGCAACAACAAGGGCAAAAAGGGCAAAGTGCTCAAGGTGTTCCCGGAAAAACATCAAATCATCGTCGAGGGCGTGCACTTTATCAAAAAGCACACCCGTCCGTCGCAGAAAAGCCCGCAGGGCGGGGTGATCGAAAAAGAGGCGCCCATCCACATCTCCAATGTGATGGTGATCTGTCCCAAGTGCAACACGCCGGCGCGCATGGGTTCGCAGGCGGTGACCGATGAAGTGAAGGGCCGAAAAAATCGTGTGCGGGTCTGCAAAAACTGCAATGAGATGTTGGTCCCAACGACCTAATACCCCTTTAAGTGGATTGAAAGATGGCGGAAAAAAAATCAAAAGAAAAAAAGCAGGAAAAGCCGGCTGCCGATAAAAAGCAACAGCCTGCTGCGCTGCCCAAAGACTACAAGCCCAGGCTGATCAATACCTATCAGCAGGAAGTGGTGCCGCAACTGAAAAAGCGTTTCGCTTACAAGAACGTGATGCAGGTGCCCAAGCTGGAAAAGATCGTTCTGAACTTTGGCGTCGGCGATGCCACCGAGAACGCCAAGTCCGTGGACGTAGCCCTGGAAGAGATGACCAAGATCGCCGGGCAGA contains:
- a CDS encoding 50S ribosomal protein L24, with product MDNRSVNETSSTRRVIKNDQVLVIAGNNKGKKGKVLKVFPEKHQIIVEGVHFIKKHTRPSQKSPQGGVIEKEAPIHISNVMVICPKCNTPARMGSQAVTDEVKGRKNRVRVCKNCNEMLVPTT
- the rpsQ gene encoding 30S ribosomal protein S17, with translation MERNKRKVKIGIVASDKMQKSRVVVVERFVKHPLYAKYVKKTSKFMMHDERNESHAGDMVKIMETRPLSARKRWRLVEVLERAK
- the rplN gene encoding 50S ribosomal protein L14, with the translated sequence MVQEYTRLNVADNTGAKKVMCIRVYGGSGRRFASVGDIIMVAVKQAMPNSSIKKGDKSKAVIVRTKKEKRRKDGSYIRFDENAAVLINDANEPKGTRIFGPVARELREKQFMKIISLAPEVL
- the rpmC gene encoding 50S ribosomal protein L29 — translated: MKLEELKKLNAEEIQVRLEEAQVEMENLRIQHSTRQLDNPLRMRSLRREIARMRTILTERNLGLRK